From the Primulina tabacum isolate GXHZ01 chromosome 3, ASM2559414v2, whole genome shotgun sequence genome, one window contains:
- the LOC142538466 gene encoding uncharacterized protein LOC142538466, whose product MALFTLFILACLASPLLHSNSATATAASSALVNRVCDLTTYGAFCHALLDPFNSTTDPYELADVVFGFTYYNATSTKDYIHLWLRSNGNNTKPSMRDGMLECEGYYKQAIRALQKVAKDLEKRYSKRLGELATYVEEGGLGCEVSFVYGYPDAIIAKKNQNFIILADICVVVSEIFAPIVN is encoded by the coding sequence ATGGCCCTCTTCACCCTCTTCATCCTGGCCTGCTTAGCTTCACCCCTCCTCCACTCCAACTCAGCAACCGCCACCGCAGCTTCTTCTGCACTAGTCAACCGTGTATGCGATTTAACAACATACGGCGCCTTCTGCCACGCCCTACTAGACCCCTTCAACAGTACCACTGACCCATATGAGCTCGCCGACGTAGTCTTTGGCTTCACGTACTACAATGCAACCAGCACCAAAGACTACATTCACTTGTGGCTTAGGTCAAACGGAAACAACACGAAACCGAGCATGAGAGACGGTATGCTGGAATGCGAGGGCTACTATAAACAGGCTATCAGGGCGCTTCAAAAGGTGGCTAAAGATTTAGAAAAGAGATATTCTAAAAGGCTGGGTGAGTTGGCGACGTATGTGGAGGAAGGTGGATTGGGTTGTGAAGTGTCTTTCGTGTATGGATATCCAGACGCCATCATAGCCAAGAAGAACCAGAACTTCATTATTCTTGCTGATATTTGTGTCgttgtttctgaaattttcgcACCCATCGTGAATTGA